The Paenibacillus polymyxa M1 DNA segment AGCTTGGATAAGAGAAAGACCTTGAGAGTATACCATTTCAAGGTCTTTACTTTTACCCCCACCCAGTGTCGAATGAATTGGGCGGCTAAGTCCAAACGAATTTAACTCTCATGACTCCCGTAGCCTGTACACTATACTAGATAGTTTCGTGTTATGGTCTTTTTTATTATTACTTCTTGACTGATAATAAATCTATGATCCTGACCAAATATTCCAATGCAATTTCAATATATTGACCCTAGGACAGGTAAAACTACATCGGATCACTATTATTTCGGATGAATAGGATGATGAATTTGGAAATAAATCTTAAACGGCCTTATGGTGTGATTAAGCATAATATGTCAACGGAGAATATTGCTGACTTGATAAGGTTATTCATTGAAAAGGATTAAATTGTATTATTTTCCTTTTACGAAAGGAACATGAATTTATTTGATGTGAATACACAGAATTTTATCTCAGAGAGATGTGTTTTTGTGAATTCCGAGTGGGTGTTGCCATGGAAGGAATCTATACCTCATTGGAATGAACCGAATCAGACACCGCCGAAAATAATGTGGTTTTCAGTGATGCAAAAAGAAGATATTATTAAAACAATTGAAATTGATCATTTATTAGATGTATTGTGATTAAAAAAAATTCAGATTTTAAACAATATTTCAATGTTTTATTTCATCAGGAATATTATTTTTCCGTTGATGAGGAAGACTATGAATATTATTTAGGTTTTACAAATAAGGATTTGTTTCTTGCTAATTATCTGGATAAAGTTAAAAAGAGGTTTGAGGTATCATTAATAGAATAGGCAACTGGAGAGACTTTGGGGGCGACAATCCTCAGGGTCTTTCTTTATATCTATCAATACCTAGTACCTTGTAAACGGGTTAAATGATACTCCTCTATGACATTCCATAGTTTATTAGATACCTAGAATATTTAGTCAGATACCAGAGTTCTATCCCCAAGTACCTTACCTTCATATTTCTTCAGGTAGTCTCTAGTTCTATCAAAATTTATTCACAACTTTGTAACTTATTTGGTAAGATGGATTGCGAGATTGTTTTCAAATTGTTTTACTATATTTACCTACTATAGTCTGGTAATCTATTAATATGTATAGGGGGCCAAAAGACGTCCGGTTCAGTCGGTTGAGATGCGTTTATGTTCTTTATGTTGAGTGAATGTCTATATTGCCATGTCTATATCGTCATGTCTGTATAACTTCATAGACAAGCTAGAGATAGCTCCCGCACATTATAAAATACAGCACAGGATGGTGTAATGAATGAAGCTTTTAAAAGTAAAATGGATGGCTGTATGCTTGATGGCAATCTGTTGTTTGGGTTTGCTAGGTATACATACGAATACAGCGAGTGCACAAGCGCAGGCTCCTTTACTTGGGGTCAATGATGTTTTGCTAGATTCGAATACGATTAAGCCTGTAATGGAAAATGATAAGTTGTATGTCCCTATCGTGACATTGGGGCAAAAGATGGGCATTTCTACTTCTGCCAATGGAAATACATTGGTGCTGACTGGACATAATCGCAGCTTTACGCTGGATTTGAACAAAGGGGATGTGTTTGAGCGGGGAGGACGTACGATGGTGCCAATTCGTACTTTGACCGATGCGTTCGGCTTCACTATTACGATTCCTACGAGTAATTTGTATCGAATTCAGAATGCAAACGCTAGTTTGTCTGATGCTCAGTTCTTGAATACATTCGCGGCAGAAATTAAACAGTACGCAGCTGTCAAGCCAGACAAAGCCAGCAATACAGGCGATACGGGAAATGCCAAGCCTTCCAGCCGCACCATTTATTTGAGCTTCGATGATGGTCCTACAGCGCATACGTCGCAGCTGCTGGATATTCTGGACAAATATAATGCCAAGGCTACGTTCTTCATGCTAGGGCCTGAAATTCGCCAACATAGCGCAGTGATGAAGAGAATGGTAGACGCAGGGCATGGCTTGGGCCTCCATGGGATGACGCATCAGGTGAAAAAGATCTATGCATCCCCGGCAGCAGCACTGGCAGAGATGAATCAGGATAATGAGATTTTATTTAAGGCAACAGGGAAACGCACTTCTTTGATTCGTACACCTTATGGTAGCAAACCATATTTGAAGAAAGCATACCGTGATCAACTGACGGGTGCAGGCTATCATATTTGGGACTGGAACATAGATTCGAATGATTGGCGTTATACTAAAAATCCGCAGCATTTTGTACAGACGGTCCTCAGTGATATTAAGAGACTGAAAAAGCAAGGCAGAACACCAGTCGTTCTTATGCATGATAAGCCTTCTACGATCAAGGTGCTTCCACAAATCATGGCGGCCTTGCAGAAAGAAGGATATTCGTTCGAGCCGTTGAATGATAACCTGACTCCGCTTAATTTTTGGAATGATCACCGTTAATAGAATAAACCTGAAAGAAAAGCAGGCTACCCTACTTCAATTTTTTTGAAAGAGGGTAGCCTGTTTTTTTATTTTGCAGCTCGTTTTATATGAATCTATGAATTGATATCTATGCACAGGTCATATGACTTTACGGGTAACCACGTCGCTGCATATATTACAATAACCGCCCCGAGAGGAGGAGCAGGTATGAATATTAATCCGAGTATGTTTAGTATGATTTGTGCCACCGCAGGAGCGATTATTACGTTTGCCTTTGGCGGCTGGAATCAGCTTATGGTGCTATTCACGGTTGCCATGGCTGTTGATTATGTAACTGGAGTCGCCGCCGCCGTGAAGACTGGGCAAGGTTTAAGCAGTAAAGCTGGCTTTTGGGGGTTGGCGAGAAAGGCTTTAATGCTCATGGTGATTTCTTTGGCGCATCATGTGGATCTCCTGATGGGTACGGAAATCATGAAAGGGGCGGCAACGTATTTTTATTTATCCAACGAATTGATCTCAATTACGGAAAACTGTTCACGAATGGGTCTGCCGCTTCCACCGAAGCTTAAGAATTTTTTTGCCCTATTAAAGGACAAGGAGTCTGATGGTAAAAATGGTGGAAAAGATCGCTAAGATCACAAAGTTTCTTTCCGTATGTGGGGCGTTATGATAAAATTTTCAAGAGAACATTTTTAAGATAAGGAGCCTATACGCATGATTAAACATATTGTTTTGTTCAAATTGAAAGATCGCTCCCCTGAAAGCATTGAACATACGGCATCTATTTTGCGCAGCATGAATGGCAAGATCAAAGAGCTGCTGTCACTCGAAGTAGGTACGGATGTGATTCGTTCGGAACGCTCTTATGATATTTCTCTTACCGCTGTGGTTGAAACATTGGAAGACTTGCAAACGTATCAGGTACACCCTGTGCATCAGGAAATTATTGTACACATGAATGAAGTGAAGGATGTATCTATCGCAGTTGATTATGAAATCTAAAGCGGTTACTGGAGGTGCAGAACTTTGTATTATGTCAACCGGGAACAAATTGAGCTTCGACTAGGGGCTGTTCCCGACATTGTCGCCGGACTTCGCCAGACATCCGCCGCCTGGAACGGCGATCTGTTGCAGGGGCTAGTGCAGGAGCGCTGCCTTCATCTGGCCATTGAGACGGTAACGGACGTAGGAAGCTATATCATCGACGGTTTTATTATGCGTGACGCCAGTAGCTATGAGGACATTATCGGTATCATTCATGAGGAAGGTGTATTGGATGATACCGTATTTCATTCACTATTAGAGCTGGTAGCCTTACGTAAACCCTTAGTACAGGAGTATTTCCATTGGGACAGGACAAGCCTTCACCCACTTACACCTAAGCTGCCTGGGTTGCTGGAGCTTTTTGTATCTAACGTGCACGATTATTTAAATAAGGAATTGGGTCCTCAGCCCGAGGGAGTGTAAAGGCAAAAGTGACGGATAAGTATATCGTACCCGAAATGCCCACTAGGCGCATGATCTTGACACTGTTGAAAACCCAGGGACCTGTGGGCGTCGGAAGCTTGGCAGCTCAATTGGGCATTACCGAAATGGGGGTGCGCAGGCATCTCAAATTAATGGAGCAGGATGGCCTGATTGTGGCTACGATCCTGAGACAGGCGATGGGACGCCCAACGTTTTTGTACAGCCTGAGCGATCAGGGAAGCGAGCAGTTTCCTCGTAATTATGATCATCTATTACTGGAACTGTTAGAGGAACTGGATGAAGAGCAGGGAATGGAAGCTGTTCACTCGTTATTTGATGGTAGAAAACGTAAAATGATGAAGCGCTACGCCCCTCACATAGAGAGTGAGTCTACACTAGCTTCACGTGTGGAAAAGCTTTCGGGTATCCAGAACGCTTCAGGCTATATGGCAGAGTGGCGTGAGGAAGAGGATGGCAGTTACTCTATTATGGAATACAATTGTCCGATCTCTCAGATCGCCAATCGTTACCGCAAGGCTTGTGAATGCGAACAGCAAATGTTTGAGGAGCTGCTTGATGCCGAGGTTGTCCGTGAGGATTGTTTGGCGGATGGAGGTCGTTGCTGCTTGTATCGTATCCGCTCCAAAAATAAGTAGAAATTTCTGGCTTGTTCTCTGTATCATGACAGGCTCTCCATGCTTATAATGCATTAACAGATGGGCATTCGCCCGGGCATAAGGGAGAGATGAATATGAAAGAGAACTGCAAAAGCTTTATCCGTGGCGCGTTGGTAGGCAGCATTGCTGGTTCGGTTGCTGCGTTGTTATTTGCTCCTAAGTCAGGTCGCGAGCTGCGTCAGGATATTACAGACCAGGCACGTCACTTGAGTGATAAGGGACAGGAGCTTGCGGGGAAAATTTCAGATACTTCCATCGAGTATACTGACAAAATTAAGGAGACAGCTTCAGCCGTCATTCATGAATTAGGTCAATGGCGTAAAAAGAGTGATATTGCTTCAAAGGTTGGCATTTCATCCGTGCCTGTTCAAGGGAATACGAAAGAAGATGCTTTGTAACTGTCTGTATATCGTAGGTGAAACAACTGGCTATAGCTTGAGTTTGTGGCTTCTCCCGTTGGGGTGAAGCCTTTTTGTTGATCGCTTCCTCGTTTTAGGGTAATCTTTTGGGGTACCTTTTACGCTAATACGACATAAGTTATGTAGCAGCAGAAAGATTTCCAAGATGAAACAACTCATATTTAAACAAAAAAGGAAGCGGTGTGTACGTGCAGCAAGCGATTGCAATATTGGATTCCGGTGTAGGAGGTTTGACGGTTGTTAAAGAAGTCATGCGTCAGCTTCCGCGGGAAAAAATCATTTATTTTGGAGACACTGCGCGCACCCCGTATGGTCCCCGACCATCGGAAGAGGTTAAAAAATTTACAGAGCAGATGGTTGATTTTCTGATTCAATTTAATCCGAAAGTCATTATTATTGCTTGTAACACAGCAACGGCTGCGGCATTGGAGTATATAAGCCAAAAGGTATCCATTCCGGTGATCGGAGTTATCCACCCTGGGGCTCGTGCTGCGATCAGTGCGACCGCTACCGGGTATGTCGGGGTGATCGGAACTGTCGGTACGATTCGAAGCGGAGCATATACAACTGCGCTCAAGCAGTTGTCTCCCTATGTAGACGTGGTGAGCCACGCTTGCCCTGCACTTGTGCCTTTGGTGGAACAAGGGTTGTTCCGCTCCAAGACAACATCGCAGGTTGTGGAGGAATCATTGAGACCTATTCAAACGTATCCGATTGATTGTCTGATTCTTGGTTGTACGCATTATCCTTTTTTGAGGGAAACGATTCAGGAAGTCATGGGTCCTGCGGTGAAGCTTATTAGCTCGGCAGATGAAACTGCACGAGAGACGAGTACCATTTTGTATAACAAGGGCAAGTTAGAGGCCGGGGACGAAACGCCGGTGCATCAGCTTTTTTGTTCCGGCGATCCAGAGTTGTTCCAGCGCATTGCCGCACAGTGGCTTGGGGAGCAGATTCGGCAAACGCCTGTTGTCTGGCAAGTCACCCATCTGGATTAACGAGACAACCAACTTTTTTGTCATTGGACAAAAGAAGTTGGTTGTTTTGCTTTTCGCTACATCAAGACACGCAGCGTCTGCATAACATGCAGTAAGGCAGATGGAAGGGGCGTAGTAAGATGAGGGAATATATCGTTCAAAAAGGAGATACATTGCACCGGGTCGCCTCGGCTTTTAAACTATCCGCGGATACTTTGATCGCAGATAATCCGTGGGCCGCCACGCAACCCTATCTGATTTGTGGTCAATTGCTATATATTCGTCCGTCTACGGATCGTAAATACGTTATTCAGCCTGGGGAGAATGCAAGTCAGATTGCCAAACAGTTCGGTGTAGAGCTTGATGAGCTGCGGCTCGCTAATTCGAGGCTTGCGGAGCATGATTTTGTGGAAGGAAAGATAATTATTATTCCTGATGACCATCAGGATCAAATTGTACGGTTACGTGGAGAGTACAGTTATGAAGATTTAAAGGAAGACCTGGAGGCATTGACCCACAAATATCCGTTTATTGAAGTTGGCAGCATTGGCACCAGTGTCATGGGGAAGGATATCCCTTATATACGGATTGGGCAGGGAACGAGGAAAATTCATGCCAACGCTTCTGTACATGCTAACGAATGGCTGACGACGCCTTGTTTGCTGCGTTTTATAGAACAATATGCACAAGGGATTAATGGGTCTGGAGAACTTGCTGGGAATTCTCAATGGGTGTATGCGGGCTCTCCGATGAAATTAATGGAACATACATCCTTATGGGTGGTACCGATGGTCAATCCGGATGGAGTAGAACTGGTGCAACAGGGTATACTCCCCACTCATCCGCTGTATCATGAACTCAGAAAGTGGAATGAAGGACGTGCTGATTACCGCGGCTGGAAGGCCAATATTCGCGGTGTCGACCTCAACGATCAGTTTCCGGCGTATTGGGAGGAGGAGGTGCGCAGACGCGGTAAAACAGGTCCGTCTCGACGAGACTACGCAGGACCTGCACCTTTGTCTGAGCCAGAGTCCAAGGCCCTTGCGGATTTAACGGAGCGCGAACAGTTCGACATGGTATTATCCATACACAGCCAAGGACAGGAAATCTATTGGAATTATCGGGATCTGGAGCCTAAGGAGAGCCGAGATTGGGCATTACAGATGGCTGCTGCAACAGGGTATCGGGCGGTAAAGCTGGGGGGAAGCGATGCAGGGTATAAGGATTGGTTTATACAACGGTTTGGTAAACCGGGATTTACCGTTGAAGTCGGTCTAGGCGTAAATCCGCTGCCTATGCGGGATTATGATGATATTGCAGCAGAAGTAGGCATGTTAATGGCGACGGTGCTGTCATGGTAACAGATCGGACCTGCTGAAACGTATTGATTCATTTGCGCGTATTAGGAGGAGCACGTTTTTACAAGTGTTCCTCTTTACATGTCCCTTCAATAGGGTATATATACTTAGGAGCATTGGAAATGGAGTGAACAACCTATGAAGTGGAAAAGACTACTATCTCTCCGTCAGTGGTTACATGTATTTCGTCGTATCCCCCGATTGATTACCTCTTCGAGGATTCCATTGGGTGAAAAATTACTTTTTGCGGTGCCTGTATTGCTCTATTGGATACTACCTGATGTCATGCCATTTATGCCCATCGACGATATTGGTGTGACGTTATTGCTTATGAATTGGTTCGTCACCCGTGCTGAACGAAAATATCCCGAT contains these protein-coding regions:
- a CDS encoding polysaccharide deacetylase; the encoded protein is MKLLKVKWMAVCLMAICCLGLLGIHTNTASAQAQAPLLGVNDVLLDSNTIKPVMENDKLYVPIVTLGQKMGISTSANGNTLVLTGHNRSFTLDLNKGDVFERGGRTMVPIRTLTDAFGFTITIPTSNLYRIQNANASLSDAQFLNTFAAEIKQYAAVKPDKASNTGDTGNAKPSSRTIYLSFDDGPTAHTSQLLDILDKYNAKATFFMLGPEIRQHSAVMKRMVDAGHGLGLHGMTHQVKKIYASPAAALAEMNQDNEILFKATGKRTSLIRTPYGSKPYLKKAYRDQLTGAGYHIWDWNIDSNDWRYTKNPQHFVQTVLSDIKRLKKQGRTPVVLMHDKPSTIKVLPQIMAALQKEGYSFEPLNDNLTPLNFWNDHR
- a CDS encoding phage holin family protein gives rise to the protein MNINPSMFSMICATAGAIITFAFGGWNQLMVLFTVAMAVDYVTGVAAAVKTGQGLSSKAGFWGLARKALMLMVISLAHHVDLLMGTEIMKGAATYFYLSNELISITENCSRMGLPLPPKLKNFFALLKDKESDGKNGGKDR
- a CDS encoding Dabb family protein, whose amino-acid sequence is MIKHIVLFKLKDRSPESIEHTASILRSMNGKIKELLSLEVGTDVIRSERSYDISLTAVVETLEDLQTYQVHPVHQEIIVHMNEVKDVSIAVDYEI
- a CDS encoding DUF86 domain-containing protein yields the protein MYYVNREQIELRLGAVPDIVAGLRQTSAAWNGDLLQGLVQERCLHLAIETVTDVGSYIIDGFIMRDASSYEDIIGIIHEEGVLDDTVFHSLLELVALRKPLVQEYFHWDRTSLHPLTPKLPGLLELFVSNVHDYLNKELGPQPEGV
- a CDS encoding helix-turn-helix transcriptional regulator codes for the protein MTDKYIVPEMPTRRMILTLLKTQGPVGVGSLAAQLGITEMGVRRHLKLMEQDGLIVATILRQAMGRPTFLYSLSDQGSEQFPRNYDHLLLELLEELDEEQGMEAVHSLFDGRKRKMMKRYAPHIESESTLASRVEKLSGIQNASGYMAEWREEEDGSYSIMEYNCPISQIANRYRKACECEQQMFEELLDAEVVREDCLADGGRCCLYRIRSKNK
- a CDS encoding YtxH domain-containing protein, which produces MKENCKSFIRGALVGSIAGSVAALLFAPKSGRELRQDITDQARHLSDKGQELAGKISDTSIEYTDKIKETASAVIHELGQWRKKSDIASKVGISSVPVQGNTKEDAL
- the racE gene encoding glutamate racemase codes for the protein MQQAIAILDSGVGGLTVVKEVMRQLPREKIIYFGDTARTPYGPRPSEEVKKFTEQMVDFLIQFNPKVIIIACNTATAAALEYISQKVSIPVIGVIHPGARAAISATATGYVGVIGTVGTIRSGAYTTALKQLSPYVDVVSHACPALVPLVEQGLFRSKTTSQVVEESLRPIQTYPIDCLILGCTHYPFLRETIQEVMGPAVKLISSADETARETSTILYNKGKLEAGDETPVHQLFCSGDPELFQRIAAQWLGEQIRQTPVVWQVTHLD
- a CDS encoding M14 family zinc carboxypeptidase — encoded protein: MREYIVQKGDTLHRVASAFKLSADTLIADNPWAATQPYLICGQLLYIRPSTDRKYVIQPGENASQIAKQFGVELDELRLANSRLAEHDFVEGKIIIIPDDHQDQIVRLRGEYSYEDLKEDLEALTHKYPFIEVGSIGTSVMGKDIPYIRIGQGTRKIHANASVHANEWLTTPCLLRFIEQYAQGINGSGELAGNSQWVYAGSPMKLMEHTSLWVVPMVNPDGVELVQQGILPTHPLYHELRKWNEGRADYRGWKANIRGVDLNDQFPAYWEEEVRRRGKTGPSRRDYAGPAPLSEPESKALADLTEREQFDMVLSIHSQGQEIYWNYRDLEPKESRDWALQMAAATGYRAVKLGGSDAGYKDWFIQRFGKPGFTVEVGLGVNPLPMRDYDDIAAEVGMLMATVLSW